The Streptomyces sp. GSL17-111 region GCTACGGGGCCCACCACATCAAGGACTTCTTCCTCCACTACGAGGAGACGACGTCCAACGACTTCGTCCTGCGCGACGGACGGCCCGAGCTGCTGTCCGCCGACATCTCCTCCTGGACGATCACCTTCGTGCAGACCGGCATCGAGTCGCCGATCGGGGAGCGGCTGCGCCGCGTGCGGCACCACCTGGGCGGGGACGAGATGTTCCTCGCCAACTACGCGGACGTGCTCACCGACGCCCCGCTGCCGGAGATGATCGACCGGTTCGCCCGGCGCGACGCCGGCGCCTCGATGATGGTCGTGCCGCCGCAGTCCTCCTTCCACTGCGTGGACCTGGGCGACGACGGCCTGGTGGGGGGCATCACCCCGGTGAGCGAACTGCCGCTGTGGGAGAACGGCGGCTACTTCGTGCTGCGCCAGGAGGTCTTCGACCACATCCCCGAGAACGGTGACCTGGTGGCCGACGGCTGCGCCCAGCTGGCCAAGCGCGGACGGCTGGTGGCGTACCAGCACCGGGGCTTCTGGAAGCCGACGGACACGGTGAAGGAGCGGGCCGCGCTCGACGACGCCTACGCCCGGGGCCACCGCCCGTGGGCCCTGTGGGAACGGGACCGCGCGGTCGCGTCCGGCGGCGGGCCCGGCCCGGGAGCGCGGCGGTGATCCGGCTCGGGGCCGGGCGTGTGGAGCGCGTCGTCGCGGTCGGCGCGCACTGTGACGACATCGCCATCGGCGCGGGCGGCACCCTGCTGACGCTGTGCCGCGCACGGCCGGGTCTGCGCGTCGACGCCCTGGTGCTCTCCGGCGGGGGCGGCGAGCGCGAGCGGGAGGAGCGGGCCGCGCTCGAAGCCTTCTGCCCGGACGCCGACCTGCGGCTGACCGTGCTCAAACTGCCGGACGGCCGGCTGCCCGCGTACTGGGACGAGGCCAAGGCCGCCGTCGAGGAACTGGGCGCGCGGACGCGGCCGGACCTCGTGCTGGCCCCGCGCACCGAGGACGCGCACCAGGACCACCGGGGCCTGGCCCGGCTGATGCCCACCGTGTTCCGCGACCACCTCGTCCTGGGCTACGAGATCGTCAAGTGGGACGGCGATCTGGGGCGTCCGGTGGCCTACCAGCCGCTGGCACCGGAGGTCGCCGACCGGAAGGTGCGCCTCCTCCAGGAGCACTACCCCTCCCAGGGGCACCGGCCCTGGTTCGACCGGGAGGCCTTCCTCGGGCTGGCCCGGATCCGCGGCATCGAATGCCACGCGCGCTACGCCGAGGCGTTCGCCGTCACCAAACTCACTCTCGATCTGGGGGAATGACCGTGCGTGTACTGCTGACCGGGCACCAGGGCTACCTGGGCACCGTGATGGCGCCCGTCCTCGCGGACGCCGGGCACGAGGTCGTCGGGCTGGACGCCGGCCTGTTCGCCGACTGCGTGCTGGGCCCGCCGCCCGCCGACCCGCCGGGTTCCCGGGTGGACCTGCGCGACGTCACGGCCGAGCACCTCGCCGGGGTGGACGCGGTGATCCACCTGGCCGCCCTGTCCAACGACCCGCTGGGCGCGCTGGCGCCCGAGCTGACCTACGCCATCAACCACCACGCGTCCGTCCGGCTGGCCCGGCTGGCCCGCGAGGCCGGGGTGCGGCGCTTCCTGTACGCCTCGACCTGCTCCGTCTACGGCGCCACCGGCGGGGACGACCTGGTGACCGAGGACGCCCCGCTGCGCCCCGTGACGCCGTACG contains the following coding sequences:
- a CDS encoding glucose-1-phosphate cytidylyltransferase; the protein is MKVVLFCGGYGMRMRNGAADDVPKPMAMVGPRPLIWHVMRYYAHFGHTEFILCLGYGAHHIKDFFLHYEETTSNDFVLRDGRPELLSADISSWTITFVQTGIESPIGERLRRVRHHLGGDEMFLANYADVLTDAPLPEMIDRFARRDAGASMMVVPPQSSFHCVDLGDDGLVGGITPVSELPLWENGGYFVLRQEVFDHIPENGDLVADGCAQLAKRGRLVAYQHRGFWKPTDTVKERAALDDAYARGHRPWALWERDRAVASGGGPGPGARR
- a CDS encoding PIG-L deacetylase family protein; amino-acid sequence: MIRLGAGRVERVVAVGAHCDDIAIGAGGTLLTLCRARPGLRVDALVLSGGGGEREREERAALEAFCPDADLRLTVLKLPDGRLPAYWDEAKAAVEELGARTRPDLVLAPRTEDAHQDHRGLARLMPTVFRDHLVLGYEIVKWDGDLGRPVAYQPLAPEVADRKVRLLQEHYPSQGHRPWFDREAFLGLARIRGIECHARYAEAFAVTKLTLDLGE